A stretch of DNA from Bos taurus isolate L1 Dominette 01449 registration number 42190680 breed Hereford chromosome 25, ARS-UCD2.0, whole genome shotgun sequence:
GAAACCTGGTACAGGGCACTTCTCaaactggtttttttttaatatcaaatctTCTGCGGGACAGCTTTAAAATGTGCTATAAGCTATACACCAGAATTAGTCTTTCACTGTCCCTGAGCAGGACTCAGATTTCCTAATTCTCAGTTTCCTAATTCTTaaaaatagaggggaaaataAACACACCCTCTTCTACTTCAACACACTGTGAGGATCAGAGTGAGAAAAGTGAATTCAAAtccttccttgggattggaatctAATGGTTACAATAAAATAAGACAGACCCAAAATGTCCTTCAAAAACTCTTCAAAGGCTTCATATCCAGTAATTTTCATCTGACATTAAGAATCTATCCACACCAGAAGCAAATTCACTACGTAAGAAAGCAGCTTTGTAACTAAACAACTGCGGGACTAGGGAATGACCTTATTAGTCAGTCTGGCCCCTGCCACTAACCACTTTCTTGGCCCACTTGCCCTAGTGCTGGATTAcaggaacctgcctgcaatataggagacccaggctcaatccctgggttgggaagataccctggagaatcccactgacagaggagcctggcgggctgtcatctttggggttgcaaagagttggacaccactgagcgactcacactttgGATTACAGGATCTCAGATCCCTTGCAAATCTGAAAGCAACAAATCTGACACAGAAAGCAAACTAGCAACGATGAGACCCCCAACTGACTTACAGACTAATACCTAGCCCCCAAATTCATGCAATCCAAAGTCAAAAACATCAAACACATTCAGTAGATTATGCCTACAAACTGACAGGAAAAACAGACCTCACAAGTTATTTACACCAACAGGACTACTGGCCTTGAACCATCCAGGATTCAAAACCAGTACCACCAGTCTCAAGCCTCCACATCTCCCTTCAGATAACCTTATACTCCAAACACTAGGTCAATTGACAATTCTACCAGGAAGTTACATAAAATTTAATGATTTTAATCAATTCTCATTCTTCTTAACCTAACTAGGTAAAGCAAGCACGACATTATCTGATTTTACAAAGGCAATATACCACCTTAGACCATTCTCAAGATTCTAAAATGTGAAAGATAGTCAATTCTTACCTTATTTAGCCTGCCTGTGAGGTTCACAACAATTTTCCCAGCCCTGTGATCATCAATGATTTCAAATTCGCCAATGTAACCTGTAGAACACAACTgactgtattaaaaaataattttaaaatgaagacagtaaTCCACCCTGCAATTTTAAAAGAGGGATACTTTCCTCCTTGCCTTTTCATACCTTCCCACTCCCAAAAGCTACCTAGTGTCCAGGACGTTCAACAATCCTTTACATCCCATGCAGCTCTGAGAAGAGCTCAGGGTCCTTTCAATGACATGTTGTGGGGTGATGTTATTATCAAGAAAGGCCATTTTAGCTGCCAAACACCTAAACAGTCACAAACCTCCTCCTTTCAACAGTCCTATCCCACTCAGCATTTCTTAAACAGCATCACTTCTCCAGGACTACCCTGTCCACAGCCCAAGTCAACTGCATTAGTTACCATGTCTGACTGCCACTTTGTTCCCCATTTTCCCTTTCCAGGCCTCTCTCCACAGTTAAATTTCTACAGGACCCATTCCATAGTTAAATTTCTACAGGACCCATTCCATAGCATGTTTatcccaaaacataaaacagcaaGACACTTACCATGCTTCATCATCACTGTTAGAAACCTGACGATGACTTTGGAGCACGGCCTAATAAGGACCTGGCGTTTGCCTCTCTTTTCGGCATTGTTGATACTCTTGAGAGCATCGGCCAGGACATTCATGCGCACCATTCTGGCTGTTCAGGGAAGACAAAACAGGCGTTTTACCGGCACTGCCATTACCAGGCACCCTATCATTTCCCTACAAACACATCCTTTCCTTTCTGCCTCAATCATGTGGAAGCTTCCCCATTTCTAAGCAGACTGGTTCCCCGGTAACCCCAGAAGGATGTCAACTactaaaataaaaacaccagCCATGGTAGGTGTTATTCGAAATGGCAGTTAATACTCAAACTTGTGGAATTCGGCAGCATCTGTACTATTAACACGGTCCTTTAAACCTACTAACTCAGTGTCAGACTTTTCCCAATAACCCAAAGATACTACTCAACTTTCACCTAACACTCAGAACTGCTGCATTAACATAACATGTCCGTCCCTGTGCCATCTAAAACTATGCCCAACGGCAAGTACCGAAGTAATAAACTGAAACATTTCACATGTATCACCAGACGGGTCTCTTACCTCAAAGGGCACAAACTTCATCTAATAAAGTTTTGAAAGTTAGGAACAGAGGCATGTCTCAAACCACGACAGCAGGACGCCAACCTACTTCCTCCAGCTCAAGTGTCTTGAGAGGAAACCAGACTCGTTCCCAGCAAACGGCCACCACAGGCAGGATGCAGTTTCCCCTCCCGACGGTCCTCATCTCCCAAGCTCCCGGCGCACCCAAAGTAATGGGAAGCTGCACGGCCCACCAATTCCATGGCCCCCCGGTGCTTCTCAGAGCCAACGAGCTGCTTCAACCTGGCGGAGGTTGGAGGTCCTGGCGCCGCCGAAAGATTCGGAGCTGCCGCCCCCCCGGAACGGTCCAAAGCTCCCTGTTCCCAAGGGCGGCGGCCTGCGTCCCAGAGGCCGGGCTCTCCGGGGTTCAAAGCATGGGATAGCCGGGCATGACTCTCCCCTCTGCCTGCCCAGACCCTCGCAAGGCTAGCATCTCCGGCCTAAGAGGCCTCCAACATCCTCGCAGGACACGGAGCGCGAATCCCACACCACAGGATGGCACCGATAACCGACGGATGATATTGGATAGCTCAGAGAGAGATACTCACCGGCACGGAAAGATGGCGGAAAGAGGACGGGAGGGGCGAGCGCACGGAATTATGGGTTACGGGTCGGGCTATCGCGAGACTTTTAAAGCCccgccaaaaacaaagaaaaaaggattGCCTACTGGAAGGAGGCGGGTGAAGGGGCGGAGCCTCCCGCGGGGTAGGTAGCAGAGAGTCGATGGAATCGAACATCCCTGGCGCGGCATAGGGCAGTCAGCTGGCAAGAAGTGGGGCATTTGCGTAGTTTTGAACTCCTTTCTAGCAGCTAATCGGTAAAAACGAAAAGCTGACGAGGGCCTAGatatttactgatttttattGCAGTAACTGTTGACTATTTAGAAAGAATTTTGATACGTGCGTATTTACAGTATCTCTGGAAGGACCCACAAGAAATCGGCAATTGCCTCTGAGAAGGGCGTTAGAAACTGGGATGGGAGTCATGCTTTTCTCCCTAtttttgttgcttagtcgctaagtcgtatcggactctttgtgactctatggattgtagccggcaaggctcctttgttcatgggatttcccaggcaaagatgggtgagttgccatttccttctccaggggatctttcccatccgGGAATCGAACATGGGTTTCCTGCGTTGGcgacttctttaccactgaggcaccagggtaGAGCTTTCTCCCTGTACAATTTCTGTTTTTTGAAATTTGTTTATACTTtttcaaaacagtaaaaaatatttttcttaatcgATGCTTCTTTTTTGACGCtgtttttttgggcttcaaaatcactgcagatggtgattgcagccatgaaattaaaagatgcttactccttggaaggaaagttatgaccaacctagatagcatattcaaaagcagagacattactttaccaacaaaggttcgtctagtcaaggctatggtttttccagtggtcatgtatggatgtgagagttggactgtgaagaaggctgagcgccgaagaattgatgcttttgaactgtggtgttggagaagactcttgagagtcccttggactgcaaggagatccaaccagtccatcctaaacatcagtcctgagtgttcattggaaggactgatgctaaagctgaaactccaatactttggccacctcatgcgaaaaagactctgatgctgggagggattgggggcaggaggagaaggggatgacagaggatgagatggctggatggcatcaccgactcgatggacgtgagtttgagtgaactccgagagttggtgatggacagggaggcctggcgggtgctgcaattcatgggttcgcaaagagtcggacaggactgagcgactgaactgaagtattagAAATTATTTACTGGAGTTCCAGACTTTTCTTTTAAGTTCTGAAATACAGACACAGTTGCAAAGAAAGCCACAAATCTTTAGAAATAAAAGCTCGGCCTCTTAAAGTTTGTTGCAAGGGTCAGATGACATAATGGTGACAAAGGGCTCGTAAAATCTCTGGCACGCGTTAAATAAATGCTCAGCAGTTACTGCTCGAGGTCCGGCTGCCTGGGAGACAGGGAATTCTGGCCCCGCCCTCTCTGGAGCTGAGTGACCTTAGGCTAAGCTTCTGCTCAGGACTTAACTTCCTCACCGCTTTCACCCTTACCCTCCCTTCTTACCCTTCCCTGTATTTTCCACCCCCTTCCCTGTGTTTCCCACAAGGCTGCCAGaatgatcattttaaaacttGACAGACCTCGGACTCTCCAAGGATTCCTGTCAGTAAAATCCAGATTCCTTACAAAAACTTAAAAAGTCCTTCTTGTAATATCTGCCTCCTTACATAGGAACACCATCTCCCAGCCATCTCCCTTGCTGACTTTTCTTCAGATACTCCAAGCAcactctgcctcagggcctttgcatttgctTTTCCCTTTAACTTGACTTTTCCTCCCCCAGTTTGTCAGGTCTCTGTTCAATCACACAGCGTCCTCCtcatcctccctgccccccaatCTCATTGCCCTGTTTAACTCTTCTCCATAGGGTTTACCGCTTGAGATTTTGGAAGTGTATTTACTGTCTCCGTTAAGCAGGCAGGGATATGGTTGGCTTTGTTCACCACTGTACCCACAGCTTCTAGATAAGTTAACTCCACATGGTAGGTCCCTGATACATgtgtaatgaataaatgaatgggcaaatcagtttccccatctgtaaaagggAATGATATACTAACTACTCGAAGTTGCTGttaagataaatgaaataatccaGATAAAAGACCAGCATTTGTTATTAGCATCACAGCCCACCTCACCCACCGTCACCACTTCTCAAATCCTAAGTGAACCTTGAGGAGTGCCAAGCTCCCAACATAGGCATTGGCTTTTCTaagaaatatttcctttaaaaactggttGCCTGAATGCAAGATGTTGACTAAAACTGTGGTACTCAACTTGAGGGACTTAGCAACAGTGGGGAGTTAATAAACCCACTTTCCTTCAAGAGCCTCCATCAAAACTAGCACCACTCAACCTCTGTTTATACACTTCATTCATTCTTGCATcccttcattcagcaaacatctaATGAGTGCCTATCATATGCCAGTTGTAGCACGACAAACATCAGTTCCAGGCCTTAAGAGGTGCAGATCCCAGCAGAGACAAATCTCTAAATAACAGTACCAGGCAGTGTGCTGTTTCCAGGCCAATATGAAGCACGTGGGAACGGAGAGGTGGCCTGCGAAGTTGCTAAAGCTTTGCCAGGAGGAAGTGCCATTTAATCTGTCTGAAGGCTTCTAACAGCTAATTCCTAACTGCCACTAAGCGCTTCCTGTAGATTAACTCTGAATCCTCAAAACACATGGAGTTACATAATGCCCCTTTGAGATCTGTATTATCTCCACCTCACAAATGAGGAAGCAAACTAAATTCAGGCTTAACTCAGTCTTAAAATTTTGCTCTAAGTTAAAAAGTCAAAGACAGTGGTCATATATAAATTACTTGTGGGGTTTTATTCCCAAACATTAGGAAGGGTGTGTGGCCTATGGGTTTTTGAGTGGCTCTAAGagctaggggcttccctcatagctcagttggtaaaaatccgtctgcaatgcagaagacctgggtttgatccctgggttgggaagatcctttggagaagggaacagctacccactccagtattctggcctgtatagtccatgggatcacaaacagtcggacacagctgagcgactttcactttcactttgaagagCTAGGAGGGCATATAAGGCATATAAAGATATCCAGAAATCTTGGAATGGTTGGgactgggggaaggggagaggagtgGAAATGGAGCAGAAGACTGTGTATAGATCGCCTCTTGACATCCTGTTAATTCTGGAATAACTCTGCTAGAGGTGGTGCAAAGAAACTCGAAAGTCGACTTGTGCTATGGCCAGAGCTGGCACAGTAGTATCCAAGCTGGCCTGGAGACTCATCACAGCTGCGCGTGGCTGCATTCCAGAGCACTGAGTGACCAAGAGACCTATGGTGACTAGGTAGAAACTTCCCTTTTCTGGACATCAAGCCTCCAGGAGGCTTCAAGGAAGGATCCATACATTTGGCAGGTAGGGAAAGCAAGAGGTTTGACACTGAATCTGTTCCCAGTACCCACAAAGGATAGTGAGACCCAGTGATAAAATACCCAATTTGggctctattttaaaaaaactctaaGTACAAACAAATGTTACTGGGCACATCAGGTACAAAATTCTGAGCTAGGTCCTAGGGTAGAGGTGTGTGGCCCTCTCCTGCATCCTTCTGCTGCCTGACCTCCCAGCCACACCCTCACATACCACCTTTGgccatcatttattcattttacctCCTTTTCCATCTAGGGTGGTGCCTAGATGTTTACTGAAAGAATTTAAACCTTTTAGTTCATTCTGTTCTTAAGGgaccttcccaatgcagggatggcttctccagcatctcctgcatttgcaggttctttaccactgcgcctcCTGGGAAATCCAAAGAGCCCGCTACAGCAGTGGAATGATCACCCAGGGTAGTTCATTAACTGGGTATGTAAATCCAATCATGGAAACACTTATTGGTTAAGCTATAAAGAAAGGACACAAGGAGGGATTccagcttttttatttattccccTTTTAACAAAGTAGAAGAAATAATACAGGATTAAAACTGCAAAAGTAGTTAATTGGTAgaacacacattcacacaaaaaATCTGGATAGGAAGACAAGCTTATATACAATGAGGAAACACACGTAAATTATGGTAGTTTGTAGGCTGTATAcgaaacatttaaaaagtcaaacatgcTACACGGTGCCACTGTTTACAGCAATATTGAAGGGGAGAAAATAACACTAATTTAGGGACTGATATACCACAAGGTCCAGGTTTCACAGCATCAGTGCAATAAATTCACAAAACTATATTACAACTAGTTAATCAGTTTAAGAATTGTTCCCAAGTATATCACATTTCCAGCCCTCAGAGGTCCATTCCTACAGATTTCAACTACTCCATCTATGGGGACCAAAAGCAGCCAGTGTTACCATAAAAGGAAACTCTTGAGACTTATCTTTAAAGGCTTATTCTGGTCTTGAAAAATTGGTAGGATAAGGCTATTTTCTACTGAAATGAATCTTGACTCAACACAGGAAGACTTTTGTCCTTTATTGGCTGGTCTTGGAGTGAAGATCATGGACCTGACTCTTAACCTATTATGGACTTTAGTTCCAATTAACTGAAAGTCTGAAATTAAAAGTCCTAACTACCAACTTGTGTAAGCCTGCTACTAAAAAGCCTTTAAGGACGTACTAACTTCAAGTTTAAGTGCAAGGGAACAAGAGTTCTAAAAGTTCCTGCCAGATTCCCCATTTGGGAGGAAGGAAACATTTAGGAAACACTGAGTTTCCTACAAACTGCTAAATTCTGCACAAGGGAGAAAACACACGCTAAGGCATGAAATTAGCTTCATCTTATTCCATGAGGCTTCTGCTCCCACACTATCGAAACAGAATGAGGAATGAATCTCAATTGGTCTGTTCATCAGAAGTGGTAAACTTGGTCTATACTCATGAAGCCAATTTTTTAAGCAGACCATGGAAGCAGACGATAGAATAAGCTTCCTGAAGTCACAGACCACTATCCTGTATCCAGCTAAAAAAAAGATCAACTTGAACAGTTACCCCGAGTCACTGTTAACTGTACTAAAGGGTGAAGTTCaccactattttattttaaaagtaagagtTCAGTTAACCCTGGGTGACAAAAAACCAAGATGAGGAACTGAAGAAAGAGTTGTCCATATAAGGCCAGCTGCTAAGAACACACCCATGAAGACACTGGGCATAAAGCCTTGCTTAGCAAGTCAGAATTTGTACTAAGGGCAGAGTGAGGGACAGCAGAGAGCTACTTCTGTAACATTTTAGTATCCAAACAGCATAACAGACACTGTTCCCAAGGACAATGTATACTCCATTAATCACACTGAATAAAGCAAatgctttattcatttttcttttctttttgtttgagaAGCTTGTTTATCTCTCTTTTGGCCATTCCAATGTACTTCGAAATGATCCCATGTTGGTTCAGtccaggaagcaaaagaaagaaaatcacttaaaggaaaaaaaaaaaaagttacagaggCAACAATTAACTTTCTAAAGACTACAACATTTTACAGAAGCTAGTTCCTCAGACTAAGACACACTCTAATGAGAAGAAGCAACATGATACCCATTATTCCCGATGACAATTATCCCTAGAAGCGCCTGCTCTCACACCTCCCAACCTCAGGTAACACACACTGCCTATTTTTACCTTGTGCACAATACTTTCTACCTTGGTTATCGGTTCTTTGTCTTACTTCTGATAAGACCACAAACTCATTGAAAACAAGGACCCAGCTTTTAGTCATCTTTCTATGTTCACACAGTTCCTTAATCACTGCCTCGAACTCAGTGAGCAGGAACATACTGTTTACCAAATTCCAGTTAAACTGGCTAGGACATGCCTGCAGTCCTTCCCCAGAGACTTACCTATCAGGTAGGTGAGAAGGAGGTTGTGGACTTGCTGTCCCACCCAAGCAACCGCAGCAAGAGAAATGATCATGGTCATGAAGtactaataatgaaaataacaagAACTTATCAACTCCTCGGAACAGACTAAGAACTGAAACTTTAGGAGGTTGTTTCAAAGGTTGGAAAATAACTCAGTTTTtactctcatttttcttttaaaatatttagcatcTATGTATTATACAAAACCTACAGAAAACTCCCTAGGTCTACTTTATAGAATTTAGATACATTCTCTCCTAGAATAACTATTTCTATATGTAAATTAAGTAGTTTATAATATAAATTACACTACTTTCGCAATTCATAACTTCACATAGTAACCTCAAGTGAAACTAAGAGAAAAGAGAtgtatcttttatatttatttcagtaagtaaaaagaaccagaaaaaattcattctacaatgaaaaattaaatgcaaaatgtaaatCTAACTTTCAGTATAACTGATAcagataaatatttatgcatgtaCTCAGAGGAGTTAAACCAACACACAATGATAAACATCCAACTACAACTAGAGTAAAAAAGAAAGGCTTTAGACTATGATGAAGTAAAATCTGACACAATCTTAAAATGTTGCTCTACTTAAATaagacaaaaccaaaaaagtACCATTTTAGGCTTTTCTTCCTTTAGTGTAAAGAGGCGTTTCCACCAGCCCACAGCTCTGCGTCGAGTTTTTACTAGATTGCTGCAAATTTCATGGAATCTTTGCTGTTGCTCGGTGGTCCTAGAAAAAGAATTTTCCTCTTTACTATAGACAAATCTAAATATTAAACAGAAGTATACCATCCTCTCAAATTTCAAAAGCTACTTTCCaaagaaaatctaaagaaaacaatgcacattatctcattaaaaaaaaaagaactcttgaACCATTAAGACTCTTTTGGGAATTCCtttttggtccagtggtttaggacTCCAAGCTCTAACTTCTGAGGGcccaggtgcaatccctggtcagggaactaaaatcccacagctgtgcagcatggccaaaaagcagacaaaagacagaaacaaaaaaaaaaaaacccccaaacttCCTATATCATTTGGCAGATCCCAGTGAATCCTGAGTTGTGGCCACCAGAGTCCCACGATTTTGAGGAGGATGTGACATTTCTACCAAACAGTAACTACTGGCATTCAAAGTACCTCAACTGGGCTTCATACATTTGATGCCAAGGCAGCCACGAACAGTTCAGATCCAATCACAAATCACAAACAAAACAGCAataagaataaatacaaaaagatactccaaaaaagtctgttttcatttaataatgtattttaggtgctgatttttttttttttttataattttgtctttGTACTGTCTTTGCCACACAGACATAATGGCTGATATAAAAAGCAAGCCCTCTGCTGGGGTGTGTTGCTTTCTCTCCGCTAGTCCTTGTCCTTGTAAATCTGCAGTGACAGATACAGTGGAAGGCCTTCTGCGGAGCCCTGGAACTTCTTGTAAGCAGACATTCATATGCTGCCCACAGTCAAGGCTGCCCTGTGGCTATGCGACAGTGTTCTTCCTTCCTCATAAaggtcaaaaaacaaaactgcgCCAGTGATAACGTACCAACTACCAAGAAACTTCGTGTGTTTACTTCTGAAATTTTTTCTCCAGGATTTAAGGATTAGCAGATTAGAATGTTATCTGGCTAATAAAATCAGGGTATGACGTTGAGTATGTTAAATTGTTACACTGCATAGTCACAAACATGCCCCCAgggacttcctcggtggtccagtggttaagactctgaactcccaaatgcagggggcccaggtttgatccctggtcagcaaactagatcccacatgccacaacaaagagtgggcacagccaaataaattaaaaataaagtttaaacattaaaaaaaaaaaaaagaatttggctCCCAAACAGCAGCATAATTTATTACTGCACATGAAAAACAATTCAGAGGGCATTTCCCAACACTAACCGTTCTGATATGATAGAAACATGTTTATACAAACAAACATGCTTACTTATCCCATAATTCAAGCAATtcctacatttaaaattatttttacagaattatttttatcatttgttaTTATCAGGAGAACAAAAAACTATAGGCACAAGTAGACTActaatcaaattaaaataaacaaccaAGGAAGAAAAACATCCAGGAGAAAAACAATCCCATTCCTCTATCTAGTTTTGTTCACTATTTGGATCAAAAGTGAGAAATCCAACATTCCAGAGGAAAGTTAAGCAATTACTTTAATAGGATCCGAAGCCACTTAACCTTATCTTGGGAACCCATAAGTAACTCGTACAAAGAAtggtataaatgaaataaacaaccCACTTCTGTATAAGCTTGAATCTATTCTTTAGCACTTTTGCTAACCATACTGCACTCCCTCAATGTCTCAGCCTGAAACACAAGATCaatcttaaaaatcaaaatacttCACAGCACCCAGAAGAGTACACCTAACATAAAAGTAGACATTCAATAAACAGTTGCTAAAtgaacaggcaaaaaaaaaaaaaaaacaactatgttTACTGTTTTCAATTATTCATgttatttatgaaattagtattatCTTAAATATCGATGGTAAAAAATGTAAAGCAGACATACTACTTTTATGGAAAGCTCATTATGAGTTCAATCGCTGAGAAATCATTACCGAAAAAAGCCTCACTTCAATACAAAGGtctagaaagaaaaaagtcaaaataaatgcTAGAGTCTAAAAGAACTATGGAGATATAAGTACTGGAAATTCATGATTTATATGTGAATCAGCTAAGAAATTCTTTACATCAAACAATAAGTCTAATCCCTAGCTATCTGTTAATTAAGGCAGTTCTCTGTAATTACAGCACCCTAGTCACAGTTATCAGGTTCTCAGAAATTTGAATGCCACATCATTATGCCACCTACCATTTATTGGAGCCAAAAATTCTAGGTGCTAGAATGGGAACAAGGTAGTCAGCCAAGCacaaaaacataacaaaacaggaAACACCAGATAGAACAGATGGATCTAGATAGTAGATagtcctgtttaaaaaaaaaaaagtaacaaaggtTAGAAAAATATGGTCTTTATTAGTAGTGCTAGCTGAAGATGTTTATTCAGTCAGTCCTCTGGTTCTTAAAAGATGTTATCTGCCCTTCCTATTCTCATTTTCTCACAAGTGGTTTTCCGGAAGTTTTGTGACATGATGACATCCCAGGCATAACGGTTAA
This window harbors:
- the RPS15A gene encoding small ribosomal subunit protein uS8 isoform X1, which produces MVRMNVLADALKSINNAEKRGKRQVLIRPCSKVIVRFLTVMMKHGYIGEFEIIDDHRAGKIVVNLTGRLNKCGVISPRFDVQLKDLEKWQNNLLPSRQFGFIVLTTSAGIMDHEEARRKHTGGKILGFFF
- the ARL6IP1 gene encoding ADP-ribosylation factor-like protein 6-interacting protein 1 isoform X2, with the translated sequence MAEGDNRSTNLLAAETASLEEQLQGWGEVMLMADKVLRWERAWFPPAIMGVVSLVFLTTEQQQRFHEICSNLVKTRRRAVGWWKRLFTLKEEKPKMYFMTMIISLAAVAWVGQQVHNLLLTYLIVIFFLLLPGLNQHGIISKYIGMAKREINKLLKQKEKKNE
- the ARL6IP1 gene encoding ADP-ribosylation factor-like protein 6-interacting protein 1 isoform X1 codes for the protein MAEGDNRSTNLLAAETASLEEQLQGWGEVMLMADKVLRWERAWFPPAIMGVVSLVFLTIYYLDPSVLSGVSCFVMFLCLADYLVPILAPRIFGSNKWTTEQQQRFHEICSNLVKTRRRAVGWWKRLFTLKEEKPKMYFMTMIISLAAVAWVGQQVHNLLLTYLIVIFFLLLPGLNQHGIISKYIGMAKREINKLLKQKEKKNE
- the ARL6IP1 gene encoding ADP-ribosylation factor-like protein 6-interacting protein 1 — its product is MAEGDNRSTNLLAAETASLEEQLQGWGEVMLMADKVLRWERAWFPPAIMGVVSLVFLTIYYLDPSVLSGVSCFVMFLCLADYLVPILAPRIFGSNKWTTEQQQRFHEICSNLVKTRRRAVGWWKRLFTLKEEKPKMVLFWFCLI